From a single Thermodesulfobacteriota bacterium genomic region:
- a CDS encoding fibronectin type III domain-containing protein, protein MRRCGKAWGIGWLGIMLVLVAAANAGAATFDATGNWILHTSGERVVSTNIPAECQPDPDGSVAATIQQRGAAVTMLVPDEGLVLNGQVSGATYTAAASESDGPGETTLIQVQLALSSCQAGTGTYSIQYSEAYGPNHCTIVGQVTASRQGACPAVQPPAAPVLTGTTTGNRVNLSWGAVAGATGYRLVAGPVAPASWTPQEVDLGLRTGVAFALPAGISANVAIRAYNAAGVGPASNTVQVGAGGKPAAPALTGTATATGISLSWNAVTGATSYIVAMVPAGGQLMVADAGTATSFQRSFPAGTSVAAAVLARNQAGLSPPSNVVQLSVANQDDDHGNTCSQATTVAAGDTVAGSIETAGDTDVFRIELPGPGTLTVASTGSTDTFGTLQDASCADMATDDDSGAGTNFQLQRAFPARATVHVAVRHYSSQRTGAYFLQVTFAPQAASLLDAMTGTWQVGYTDPTGGGSWTGQIVVDPDGTIHTPDWTTHIESEELIYGQWYTVQGAVTGRPASRQLSAAGTGQVRLVETGRATAAGQVIGAPIPVPLSGSADYRLDVLMTPDIVLAPTRLTGSYTISFSNATGTFRPPSPLNGTVAGIRVGD, encoded by the coding sequence ATGCGTAGATGCGGCAAGGCATGGGGGATCGGCTGGCTTGGCATCATGCTCGTTCTGGTCGCGGCGGCCAACGCCGGCGCCGCCACCTTCGATGCCACCGGCAACTGGATTCTGCACACCTCCGGTGAACGGGTGGTGTCGACCAACATCCCCGCCGAGTGCCAGCCGGATCCCGACGGATCTGTGGCTGCCACCATCCAGCAGCGCGGTGCTGCGGTCACCATGCTGGTGCCGGACGAGGGGCTCGTTCTGAACGGCCAGGTGAGCGGCGCCACCTACACCGCAGCCGCCAGCGAGAGCGATGGGCCGGGCGAGACGACCCTCATCCAGGTGCAGCTCGCCCTCTCCTCCTGCCAGGCCGGCACCGGAACCTACAGCATCCAGTACAGCGAGGCGTATGGCCCCAACCACTGCACCATCGTAGGCCAGGTCACCGCCAGCCGCCAGGGTGCCTGCCCGGCGGTCCAGCCGCCCGCAGCACCGGTGCTCACCGGCACCACCACCGGCAACCGGGTCAATCTCTCCTGGGGCGCGGTGGCCGGCGCCACCGGCTACCGGCTCGTGGCCGGCCCGGTCGCCCCGGCCTCCTGGACGCCGCAGGAGGTGGATCTGGGGCTGCGCACCGGCGTCGCCTTTGCCCTTCCCGCCGGCATCAGCGCCAACGTCGCCATCCGGGCCTACAACGCCGCCGGTGTGGGGCCGGCCAGCAACACCGTCCAGGTGGGGGCGGGCGGCAAGCCCGCGGCCCCGGCCCTGACCGGGACCGCTACCGCCACCGGCATCAGCCTCTCCTGGAATGCGGTGACCGGCGCCACCAGCTACATCGTCGCCATGGTGCCGGCGGGCGGCCAGCTCATGGTGGCGGATGCGGGCACCGCCACCTCTTTCCAGCGGTCGTTCCCGGCCGGCACCTCGGTAGCAGCAGCGGTGCTGGCCCGGAATCAGGCCGGCCTCAGCCCGCCGTCCAATGTCGTGCAGCTGTCGGTCGCCAACCAGGACGACGATCACGGCAACACCTGCAGCCAGGCAACAACGGTGGCGGCGGGCGACACCGTGGCCGGCAGCATCGAGACCGCCGGCGACACCGATGTCTTCCGCATCGAGCTGCCCGGGCCCGGCACCCTGACCGTTGCCAGCACCGGCAGCACCGACACCTTCGGCACCCTGCAGGACGCCAGCTGCGCCGACATGGCCACGGACGACGACTCCGGCGCCGGCACCAACTTCCAGCTGCAGCGCGCCTTCCCGGCCCGGGCCACGGTGCATGTCGCGGTACGCCACTACTCGTCCCAGAGGACCGGCGCCTACTTCCTGCAGGTGACGTTCGCACCCCAGGCCGCCTCGCTTCTGGACGCCATGACCGGCACCTGGCAGGTGGGCTACACCGACCCCACCGGCGGTGGCAGCTGGACCGGTCAGATCGTCGTCGATCCTGACGGCACGATCCACACCCCGGACTGGACCACCCACATCGAGAGCGAAGAGCTGATCTACGGCCAGTGGTACACCGTCCAGGGCGCGGTCACCGGCCGGCCCGCCAGCCGGCAGCTTTCTGCCGCGGGCACCGGCCAGGTGCGCCTGGTGGAGACCGGGCGTGCCACTGCCGCCGGCCAGGTGATCGGCGCGCCGATACCTGTCCCGCTGTCCGGCAGCGCCGACTACCGCCTCGACGTCCTGATGACCCCCGACATCGTGCTGGCGCCCACCAGGCTCACCGGCAGCTACACCATCAGCTTCAGCAATGCCACCGGCACCTTCAGGCCGCCCTCCCCCCTAAACGGCACGGTGGCTGGAATCCGAGTGGGGGATTGA
- a CDS encoding ABC transporter ATP-binding protein — MMPAAPLLAVQDLAIGFRSRHGLVPVVLDVSLAIAPGETLCLVGESGCGKTVTALALLGLLPRPSAGITGGRIFLDGQDLVGLSEEEWRAVRGRRIAMVFQEPMTSLNPVFTVGDQIGEAITVHERLPAAEVRARVISLLADVGIPAPEERLGDYPHQLSGGQRQRVMIAMALACRPQLLVADEPTTALDVTVQAQILALFADLKARHRQALLYITHDLGVVAHIADRVAVMYAGIIVEEGSRPQIFQAPAHPYTRGLLASRPDRSLRGQRLVTIPGSVPDPAERPAGCPFHPRCPHAITSCHTDFPSWCDRGAGHRHRCPVLAGQREA; from the coding sequence ATGATGCCGGCAGCGCCGTTGCTCGCGGTCCAGGATTTGGCCATCGGCTTCCGGAGCCGGCACGGGCTGGTGCCCGTGGTGCTCGATGTCTCCCTGGCCATCGCCCCGGGGGAGACCCTCTGCCTGGTTGGGGAGTCCGGCTGCGGCAAGACGGTCACTGCCCTGGCTCTCTTGGGCCTGTTGCCCAGACCCAGCGCCGGGATCACCGGCGGCCGGATCTTTCTGGATGGCCAGGACCTGGTGGGGTTGTCCGAGGAGGAGTGGCGGGCGGTCCGCGGCCGGCGCATCGCCATGGTCTTCCAGGAGCCCATGACCAGCCTCAACCCGGTGTTCACCGTGGGGGACCAGATCGGCGAGGCGATCACCGTTCACGAGCGGCTGCCGGCGGCCGAGGTGCGGGCCCGGGTGATCTCCCTCCTGGCGGACGTCGGCATCCCGGCTCCGGAGGAGCGGCTGGGCGATTATCCCCACCAGCTGTCCGGCGGCCAGCGCCAACGGGTGATGATCGCCATGGCGCTGGCCTGCCGGCCACAGCTGCTGGTGGCCGACGAGCCCACCACCGCCCTCGATGTCACGGTGCAGGCCCAGATCCTCGCTCTCTTCGCCGACCTCAAGGCCCGGCACCGCCAGGCCCTTCTCTACATCACCCACGACCTGGGGGTGGTGGCCCACATCGCCGACCGGGTGGCGGTGATGTACGCCGGCATCATCGTCGAGGAGGGCAGCCGGCCGCAGATCTTCCAGGCCCCGGCCCATCCCTACACCCGGGGCCTTCTGGCCTCCCGGCCGGACCGCTCCCTCCGTGGCCAGCGCCTGGTGACCATCCCGGGCAGCGTGCCCGACCCCGCCGAGCGGCCGGCCGGCTGCCCCTTCCACCCCCGCTGCCCCCACGCCATCACCAGCTGCCACACCGATTTCCCTTCCTGGTGCGACCGGGGGGCCGGCCACCGCCACCGCTGCCCGGTGCTGGCGGGCCAGAGGGAGGCCTGA